From one Streptomyces sp. SCSIO 30461 genomic stretch:
- a CDS encoding DUF6238 family protein: MTSPPPTSDAHPYLRAATAGIRHHTRAQDRSAPPTPVDRLHLDVLHAHLTTLHQLLDQLATAARPTRPGAGRHLAAAHTRLWQASAEVHAAFHLLPSATTSSTACRPERLPEGPPVLTICQRHLAAGHAVRRRTTPSDLNTPPHHHTTSYIK; the protein is encoded by the coding sequence TTGACCTCTCCTCCCCCTACCAGTGACGCGCACCCCTACCTGCGCGCCGCCACCGCCGGCATCCGCCACCACACCCGCGCCCAGGACCGGTCAGCGCCGCCAACACCGGTGGACCGTCTCCACCTCGACGTACTCCACGCCCACCTCACCACGCTCCACCAACTCCTCGACCAGCTCGCCACGGCAGCGCGCCCCACCCGTCCCGGCGCCGGCCGGCACCTGGCCGCCGCACACACGCGGCTGTGGCAGGCCAGCGCCGAGGTCCACGCGGCCTTCCACCTGCTGCCGTCCGCGACCACAAGCTCCACCGCGTGCCGCCCCGAGCGGCTACCGGAAGGACCACCGGTCCTCACGATCTGCCAGCGCCACCTCGCCGCCGGTCACGCCGTCCGTCGCAGGACCACACCGAGCGACCTCAACACCCCGCCCCACCACCACACCACCAGCTACATCAAGTAG
- a CDS encoding SCO6880 family protein has translation MSDRSVAPAPVAVKFPHRSRRGILLGLSLAQLLLVSGAMALLLATVVTTGLTGVIALTPLWAVVAALVVIRRGGRSLIDWTPIVARHALRQRTGQTLWLARPRTRPRQDGLLHLPGTAASLKVVTPGDSTGGAAAVHDPHQQTLTAVARVTSRAFALLDPGTQNHNVTAWGRALAGLARTGHVATVQVLERTVPDSGDTLARHWAQHGRPEAPVAGQVYSELVASAGPAAAPHETYLAISLDLKAAKRLVSQAGGGLPGAFTVLEQTTASVAQAARNAGLTVSGWLSAREIAAVIRTAYDPQALGALQQWSDTGRAEADPAAAGPVVQVEEYDRLTTDTAHHTTFWVENWPRTETGAGFLHGIMFTAGIRRTLSLTYIPQGLESALRDVQRKKAAIIADANERSRRGQVDSEEDSVEYADVKTRERQLIAGHADVALTGLVTVTADTDALLDAACAQIETAAVTAGVDLRRLTYQQPDAFTLGALPLARTTL, from the coding sequence TTGTCTGATCGCTCCGTCGCCCCCGCCCCGGTCGCGGTGAAGTTCCCGCACCGGTCCCGCCGCGGCATCCTCCTGGGCCTTTCCCTCGCCCAACTCCTCCTCGTATCTGGCGCGATGGCGCTGCTGCTCGCCACGGTCGTCACGACCGGGCTGACCGGCGTCATCGCCCTCACGCCCCTTTGGGCCGTTGTCGCCGCGCTGGTCGTCATCCGCCGCGGCGGCAGGTCCCTGATCGACTGGACCCCGATCGTCGCCCGCCACGCCCTTCGCCAACGCACCGGACAGACCCTGTGGCTCGCCCGGCCCCGCACCCGCCCCCGCCAGGACGGCCTCCTCCACCTGCCCGGCACCGCCGCCTCCCTCAAGGTCGTCACCCCCGGCGACTCCACGGGCGGTGCCGCCGCCGTCCACGACCCGCACCAGCAGACCCTGACCGCCGTCGCCCGCGTCACCAGCCGCGCGTTCGCCCTGTTGGACCCAGGCACGCAGAACCACAACGTCACCGCGTGGGGCCGGGCGCTCGCCGGTCTCGCCCGCACCGGGCACGTCGCCACCGTCCAGGTCCTGGAACGCACCGTGCCGGACTCCGGCGACACCCTCGCCCGCCACTGGGCCCAGCACGGCCGTCCCGAAGCACCGGTCGCCGGGCAGGTCTACTCCGAACTCGTCGCCTCCGCCGGGCCCGCCGCCGCCCCGCACGAGACCTACCTCGCCATCTCCCTCGACCTCAAGGCTGCCAAGCGGCTGGTCAGCCAGGCCGGTGGCGGGCTGCCCGGTGCCTTCACCGTCCTGGAGCAGACCACGGCCAGCGTCGCGCAGGCCGCCCGCAACGCCGGGCTGACGGTCAGCGGGTGGCTGAGCGCGCGGGAGATCGCCGCTGTGATCCGCACCGCCTACGACCCCCAGGCCCTCGGCGCGCTGCAGCAGTGGTCCGACACCGGCCGTGCCGAAGCCGACCCCGCCGCCGCCGGACCCGTCGTCCAGGTCGAGGAATACGACCGGCTCACCACCGACACCGCCCATCACACCACCTTCTGGGTGGAGAACTGGCCCCGCACCGAGACCGGTGCCGGGTTCCTGCACGGGATCATGTTCACCGCCGGCATCCGCCGCACCCTCTCCCTCACCTACATACCGCAAGGGCTGGAGTCCGCGCTGCGGGACGTGCAGCGCAAGAAGGCCGCGATCATCGCGGACGCCAACGAACGCTCCCGCCGCGGCCAAGTCGATTCCGAAGAGGACTCCGTCGAATACGCCGACGTGAAAACCCGTGAACGGCAGCTCATCGCCGGACACGCCGACGTCGCCCTGACCGGCCTGGTCACCGTCACCGCCGACACCGACGCCCTCCTCGACGCCGCGTGCGCGCAGATCGAGACCGCCGCCGTCACCGCCGGCGTCGACCTGCGCCGCCTCACCTACCAGCAGCCCGACGCGTTCACCCTCGGCGCGCTGCCGCTGGCCCGCACCACTCTCTGA